Genomic DNA from Clostridium sp. BJN0013:
TACTATTAAAAGTTCAAAGGAGGAATTTCAATGGATAATCATCCTATAGAAAACTTATTAAAAAGCACCATGGAAAATTTGAAAGATATGATAGATGTAAATACCATAGTAGGAGATGCGGTAGAATCAAAAGATGGTTCTTTTATAATACCCATTTCAAGAGTGTCTTTAGGTTTTATATCTGGAGGAAGTGAGTTCAATTCTAAAAATGAGGATACATCTAATTCAGAATATCCTTTCGGAGGAGGTTCTGGAGCTGGGGTTACAGTAAAGCCTGTGGCTTTTTTAGTTACCAAAGGTGACTCCATAAGACTTCTATCCTTAAATCAAAATAATACCTATGATAAAATAGTAGATTCTATTCCTCAGATAATAGATTTAATTAAGGGAATGGGAAGTTCCAAATGTAAAAAATCAGAAAATACACATAAAAGAGAAGAAGAAAAAGAAGAAACTGTCAAAGAAAAAAACTCATGATCAAACTCCATCTGAATCTAGAAATCATTTGATAGAGTACATCAATTAGCTGCATGTCAAGAAAAATATTTTTGACATGCTATTTCTTCTTTTATCCTAAGGCTACAATTAGCTAATACATCCAGTTTCTTCAAGGTGAAAGATGCTTATTGTTGCGCCCTTTTATAAGTTTCTCTAAGATTTACTTGTTTTATAAACTGATTCATAATTATTAATAAAATCCTCTATTCCAGGAATTTCTTTTATACTATTCAATCCAAAATACTTTAGAAATTGTTCTGTTGTAACATAAAGTATTGGTCTTCCTGGAACACTTAATCTCCCATTTTCTTCTATAAGCTTTTTTTCCATTAAAGTCATTAGTGCTCTATCACTTTTTACTCCTCTTACTTCATCTATATCTATCCTAGTTACAGGCTGCATATAAGCAATAATAGCCAAAGTTTCAAGTGCTGCTCTAGACAGAGATTGTCTTGAATTATTTCCCAATAATTTTTCTACATAACTACTGTTTTCAGATTTAGTAACCAGACTATACTTATCACCATTATTCAATATTTTTATACCTCTACGGTATTTCTTATATTCAAGAGCCATCTCATTTATTAAATCCCTGGTATATTCTATATTACATCTTATTATAGATGCAATTTGTTTTAATGTAAGAGGCTCTCCAGATACAAATAAAAGAGATTCTATTATAGAAAAACAATTATCCTTGGATAAGATATCGCCTTCATCAGTTTTATATATATTTTCACTAAAATTGTCCTCCATATTCAATTATCCTTTCTATATAAATTTCACTAAAATTTTTATATTGCATTATAGATATAGTTCTAAGTTTCACTAATTCTAAAAGTGCAACAAAAGTTATAATTCTCTCTATTTTAAAAGAACAGCTTTCTATAATAGTGGAAAATTTAATCTTTCTTCTATTTTCTAAAACTTCCATTATATATTCCATTTTATCTTCTAATTTAAATTCATCTACAGTTATATTTTTATTAACCATATCTTCTTTATTTAATTTACTTGTATACAAATCCACAAGCTTCTTATATATTCCATATAGCTCTTCAATATTTATATCCTTCAAAACTTCTTCCATATTTTCAGGTTTATTTTTTATCTCAATTATTTCCGGCATTTTCCCATACATTCTACCTATATTTAATGATCTCTCCTTAAAAAATTCAGCAGCTACTTTAAATCTCCTATACTGCAATAATTTATCTACCAGTTGTTTTCTTGGATCTTTTTCATCATCTTCAACATCTTCATCCAATTTAGGTTTAGGCAGAAGCATTTTGGACTTTATTTCTATAAGTGACGCCGCTATAACTATAAATTCTGAGGTTATCTCCAGATCCATATCCTTCATACTGTTTATGTATTGAATATACTGTTCTGTGATATCATGAATTTTTATGTCATATATATTCATCTTATTTTTTTTTATAAGATGAAGTAGTAAATCAAAAGGTCCTTGAAAATTCTCTATTTTTATATTTAAAGGCATTTATACATTTCTCCTATATTTTTTAATAAATATTCTTTTTTCCATTTTAATGCTGTATTCAATTCAACTTTCATTATGTCATTTAAAATTTTCTTTATAAATTTACCTTCTTTTATTCCAAGAGTCTTTATATCATTGCCATTTAAACTTAGTTTATAGGTACTCATGTTAGTTGTATAATTGTAAATTTTGCAATTTAATTCATCATACCAACTTAAAAATGTCAATTCATAGTCATTCATGCTTTTTAACAGATTATATAATTTATAGTTATCTAAAGTATTTTTCATGGAATCAATTATTATTTTCAGCCTTTCTGAAAAATATTTTATTGTACTCTTCAATTTTCTATTTAAAATTGAGTTTTCTATTAATATGTTAACATAAACTTCATCTCTTAGTGAATAAAATAACCTCAAAATTCTCATATCTATATTTTTGTAGATAGAAATCAAATCTTTTCCGTAAACTGAATCTTTAATTTCCAGTGCTTGTCCATCAATATTAAATATTTTTAATTCACTACACAAATAAATATTTTCTATCCAATTTATTTCACAACACAGAGAATATATTTCTTTAATTATCCTATCATTACTTATTGTATTAAAAATACCTTCCTTAATGCATTGTTCTATTTCCCATTTATCTTTTAAATGAAACCCATACCTTACACAATATTTTATAGCTCTAAATATTCTAGTAGGATCCTCTCTGTAACTATTAAAATGTATTTTTTTAATAATTTTATTTTTTATATCATCTATGCCACCATAAATATCCAATATACTATTTGTTACCATATCATATGCCAGTGAATTTATAGTAAAGTCTCTTCTATGCAAATCATCATATATATTTGAGGGTTCCACTATAGGAAGCTCTCCATCTTTTTTATAGTATTCCTTTCTACATCTTATTAAATCTATACCAATCCCATTTTCAAAAGCTAAAGTAGCTGTTTGAAAATTTTCATAATATTTATAGTATTTTATCCCTTTTAATTGCCCTGCAATACTATTTGGATTGACATTTATACATATATCAATATCTTTTATTTTATTTTTAAGTATTGCATCCCTAACAGCCCCACCTACTATATAGGCTTTTATGCCCTTTTTTATACATAAATTTCTTATTACATTCATAATTTCTACTTCATCTTTAGTAAATGATTTTAAAATATCCATGCTCATCCCTCCTCAGAACGCAAAACTTCTAAAAATACAATTAAATTGCTGGGAGGAAATTCAATTAGGCTTTCAAGTATATTAATATTTTAAACTTATAATTTAATTAAATATCTTAAAATGCAACTAGATCTGAATTTCCCGTTTGTATTATTATACTATATAACAAATATATGTATATTATACTTCCCCATTTACAATATTCTTAAGATTATCTTTAAAATTTCCTAATATACCTGGTTTTTTTACATCTCTATCGCTATATAAATCTACCTTACCTTTAAGTTCTCCATCTACATATACATCGCAATATCCAACTTTTTCACCTTTTTTATACTGTCTTTTATTTTTATTTATAACACATTTACAGGTAACTTTATTTTCCTTTCCTTTTTCCACTACTACCCTTAAATCTGAGGATGACTTTGCCATAAAAAATCTGTCTCCCCCTTTATTTAAATTAACCTTTTCTATATCATTTCCTTTTTTCAAAATATCAATAGAAGTATATTTTGAAAATCCATAATTCATAAGCATACTTGCCTCTTTATTTCTTTCTTTATAAGTAGGGGAACCCATAACTACAGCCAACATTCTAGCACCATCTCTAACTGAAGTAGCTGATATACAATATTGGGCAGAATTTGTAAATCCTGTTTTCAAGCCATCACAGCCTTTGAAAAACCTAACTAACTTATTATGATTTACTAGCTCTATAGGACTTTTTCTCCCCTCTGATATAGTTTCCATATATGTTCCTGTATATTTTAATATATTAGGGTGTTTTAAAAGTTCTCTAGACATCAGTGCTATATCATAGGCAGTAGTATAATGACCTTCTTGACTTAGTCCTGTGCAGTTTTTAAATTCTGTACTATTCATTCCAAGTTCTTTTGCCCTTTTGTTCATAAGTTGCACAAAGGCTTCTTCCGTACCTCCTAAGTATTCCGCCACAGCAACTGCAGCATCATTTCCAGAAGCTATTCCTATGCCTTTTATTAAATCCTCTACACTTCTAACTTCTCCTGTATCCAATAGCATGGAACTTCCACCCATTTTTTTTGCATTTTCACTAACAGTAACTTTGTCTGAAAGGGACATTTTCCCCGAATCCAAAGCTTCCATTGTCAAAAGCATATCCATTATCTTGGTGACAGAAGCAGGTTCTAATTTTTCGTGAGCATTTTTTTCAAATATAATTTTACCACTTACTGGCTCCATAAGTAATGCAGATTTTGCATTTATATTTAAATCCGCTTTTATAGATTTAATTTCCTGTTTATCCTCCTCAGTTAAAGCTTTTGCTTTAACTACTGTACTCCCAAATCCTATTATAAAAAACATTATTAACAACATACTGAGTAAAATAAAACTAATCTGTTTTTTTCTCATTTCATTTTTCTCCTCCCTTCAAATGTATTTTTTCCCGAAATTAATAATATTATCACATAAGAGCATAAAAAAAATACACCAATATGAAAATACCATACTGGTGTATTTAAAATGATTATTTCTAAAAACTAAATTATAAATATAAGTATATTATATATTTTTTTAAATTTTTAGTTAATAATAAGAAGGTTTACAAATAACTTCATGAATTCTGCTACTAAATACACTGCTGGCATGAGAAGGTGTAAGTATCAATGCAGTATCGGCTCCATAAGCAGAGCCTCCTATTGCAACAACTGGCTCTCCATAAGGTATCAATCCCGCATCTAAAGCCATTATTCCAATTTCCACGCAAACCTTAGTACCCTGGCCAAATAATCTCAAGGTCTGGGCAATTATTTCAACAGAGTTAACTCCACCAAAAAGCTTACTAATTCCTCTTTCGGCTCCACTTAATACATGAGTAGTAGTTAATACTTTTATTCCACTGCTTTCAAGCTCACTTCGAACCTCTGTTGGAAATTCCATTTTTCCCTGTTCAGGATAGCCATTTGCATGTGTTACAACTACTATTTGCAAATCCTTGGCATCTTCCAACAATCTAGCAGTACCTCCTTTTGAAGAAGCTACAACAATATACTTTATATTCTTTTCTCTGGCAGCTTTTAGAGCTAAATCAATAGTATCTTTAGTATTTTCTTTACCTTTTTTGCTAAAATACATAGCAACTCATACCTCTTTTCTTCATTTAAATTATACAAACATTATATAAATAATTCTGGCTCTTTTCTAGAGGCAAAATCAATTTCCAATTCATATTTATGTCTTAAATAATCCTCATCATCATAATATTTTGCACCATGGGGACATTTCTTGATACAGGCACCACATTTAATACAAATGCCATTTAATTTAGACACATCCTTAAAATCAATAGACCCCATAGGACAAACATTTACGCAAATTTTACAATCAGTACAATTATCATTGGTTTTTGGAGTAACCTTTCTAATGTCAACAGGAATTCCCTGTTTATTCTTAGGTTTATAATATTTCCTATAAGGATTATTCCCTTTTACAATTAAAGTTTTTATTTCATGTTCAGTTGTTAGTTTCCTACATATGTTGTCTACAAAATTCTCTACTATAATCATATCTTTTTCATCTGGTCTACCCTTGGCAAGAATTTTAGAAAATGAATGTTCTCCTATAAAAGCACCTGCCCCAATAACTTTGAAATCATTTAACTCAAGTATATCCTTTAATTCTATTAAAGCATCATCATAATTTCTATTGCCATAAACAACTACTGAGACAGCCAATGCTCCATTTCCTTTAATAGAGTTTAAATACTCTAATAATACATTTGGAACTCTCCCTGCGTAAACAGGAACCCCTACAATGACAATATCCTGTCCTGTAAAAGAAACAAATTGTTCTCTAATCTTTGGTAATGTAAAATCAATATTATTTATATTCATTGTTTCACTACCAATATTTTTTAAAATACCCCTTGCTATTTTACATACTACTTTTTCAGTAGTGCCTGTGGCACTAAAATATAGTGTATTAATTTTTTTATTCATAGAATATCCTCATCCTTCCCTATTTATTTCAATAAAAAACACCCATTTAATACTTTTCCAATAAACACTTCTATAAGTTCTGGATCAAACTGTATATACGCATTTTTTTGTAATTCCTTTATGGCAAGTTGTTCTGGTAAAACACTGCCGTAGCTTCTTCTACTGGTCATGGCATCATAGGCGTCTGCTATAGCTATTATTCTAGACTGAAAAGGTATTTCCTTCTGTTTTAAAGATTTAGGATATCCACTTCCATCCCATTTTTCATGATGGGCCAGTATATACTTAGATATTTCCGACATATCATTAACTGAGCTTAATATTCTATATCCTATTTCCGGATGTTCTTTTATTTTGTTCCATTCACTTTCTGTAAGTTTTCCTTTTTTATCAAGTATATTTTCTTCTATAGCTATTTTCCCTATGTCATGTAATAGTCCTAACATTTTAAGTTCTTCAATTTGGCTTTTCTGCAATCCTAAGACTTCCCCCATATTTTTACATAATTCAGAAACTTTATAGGCATGCTCTTTTTCTCTTTCATTTTTTTCGTAGAGGATATTAATGATTAAATTTATAGTTTTTTTCCTCATAATAGGACTTTCAAAAAGCTTTTTCTTATACATATTATCTTCCGCTTTTTTAAAAATTTCTTCAATTTTTTGCTCACCATTTATTTTGCATTCATATCCAAAAGAAACATCTACATGAACAGAATTCACTTTTTCTTTTAATGCAATATCTTTGATATCATTTATAATTTGTCTAGCTTTATGTAAATCTGTTCTAGGCATCAAAATCACAAATTCATCCCCACCTAATCTCACAATAACATCCTCATTTCTACATCCTTTTTTTATAGCTTCCGACACTTTTTTAAGAAGTTCATCTCCCACAGTATGTCCAAAACAATCATTAATAAGTTTTAGACCATTTACATCAGCCATAACAATAGTTAAAGGGAAATTATATTTTGCATCCATTCGATTTAACTCTTCTTCAAAAAATCTCCTATTGTATAAGGACGTTAATTGATCCCTATAACTTAAGTATCTCAACTTTTGTTCCATTTCTTTCCATGTACTGATATCTCTACACATACAATGAAAAACTTTTTTTCTATTAAGCAAAATAGTGGTCATCATAACTTCAACAGGTACTAATGTACCATCAATTCTTTCATACCACCATTCAAATTTAAGTCTAACATTTTTAATAGTCCCTCTCAGTATTTCCTCTTGTTTTCTCTTTGAAATACTTCCATCAGGCTGTCTTTCCGGAGAAAGTTCATAGAAACTTTTTCCAATTATTTTAGCTCTAAAATCATATTTTAGTAATTCTACAGCAGCTGTATTACAATCGATTATTTTATTATTTTCCAATATAATAACTGCATCGGATGAACTTTCAAAAAGCGTTCGGAAAGTATACTCACTATCCTTTAATTCTTCCTCACATCTTTTCTGTTCAGTTATGTCCTTATATATGCCGAAGACTCCTATCTGTTTATTTTCACAGAATATGGGACATGCAAGTATGCGTACATTAAATAAACTCTTATCTTTTTTCATTCTAAAAGTTTCATATTCTATAACATTTCCATTGATAACCTTTTTAGAAATATTCTCAGCCTCTTCAATTGCTTCAACATGCACAATTTTATTATTTATATAATTATTTCCTAGTTCCTCTTTAGTATATCCAAAAAGTTTTTCAAAGGCGGAATTTACATCAATAATTCTATCCTCATTATCCAGTATACATATGGCCTCAGGAGAATTTTTCAAAAATCGGCTAAAATAAAGTTTCTGCAACTGTAATTCCTCTTGTGATTTTTTCTCCTGTGCAATATCTTTATATATAATACATAATCCAATTTGACTTTTATTAATTATAAATGGAAAAGCAGCTACATTTACATCTATCAATACACCGTCTCTTCTTTTTCCTTTGCTTTCTGAACTAATAGTACCTCCCTGCATAACTATATCAGAAAATTTAAAGGTATCTTTTACATGAGGTTCTGCAATAACATCATTCCAAAATGCTCCTTTTATCTCTTCTCCCTTATATTGAAAAATTCTTTCAAAAGAATGGTTAACGTTTACAATTCTATATTCATCATCTAATATAATAATTCCCTCTTGAAAATTTTTAAATAGTTCCTCAAAATACATTTCCTGGAGTTCAAATTTTTCATTAAGTTTTAATAATTTACTTTTTCCTTTAAATACTATAAAAAGTAATATTATTACAATAACAGATAAAATAAAATTCACCAGTATAACACCTCTTTAACGGTTAATGTATTAAATATGATATATTAATAATTATATCTTAAAATATCTAACCATTCTATATATTGTAATAAATTCTCATATTATTTCTATGTAAAAAATCAGATTTGTAAAAATACACTCATAAATATTTTTAAGATTATTAAAAAATTCTTAGAAAATGAATATGGAAAGCAAAGACTTCTCTAAAATTATTCAAGAAATATCTACAAAAAGGGGTAATCCTAGGGTAACTGCGACCAACCGCAAACTCAATTCCTAGAATAATGATTTATTATTGTTGACAAAGACACAAAAATTCAATATAATATTGTTAATGCACCAACAGATAGGAGGACAGACCATGAACAAAGAAGAACAGGTCCTAATGGGTTTTTGGGACATATTTAATAAGAGAATTTGGCTTGATAGCTTTAAGATGAAAGTTAGTCTTAAAGGTTATAATCCTTCTGAAGTACATTGTATTGAATACATTGGAAGAAATGTAGATTCCAACGTGACAAAACTCGCGGAGTCCTCTTATATGACAAGAAGTGCCATAAGTAAATTAACTAAGAAGCTCATAAAAAAAGGCCTTATAGAAAGCTACCAGAAGCCGGATAACAAGAAAGAAATCTATTTTAGGCTTACTGAACAAGGGAAAGCAATTAACAAAGTCCATGAAGAATTGCACAAAGAATCTCAAAAGCGAGATAAAGCTGTATTTGAACAGGTAACCGAGGAACAATTTGACATTATGCTTAGTTTCACGGAAAAGTATAATAGGCATTTGGATGCGGAAATAAAGAAACTGGGTGTAGATATTACATCGGGATGTTGTGATAAACTATAATTGCACCATACTCCTTTTGAAGCGTATTATAGAATACGAAATTATACAAAAATGCCTAACCACAACACAATAAATTTGAATCATGAAAATGAAACCACATGCAGCCAGGCGCTATTGAGAACAGGCTGCATTTTTATTGCTATTATTTTGTTGACAAGGACACAAAAATGTGTTACAGTACTTTTGTGTCTGATGACACAAAATCCAGTTCAAAAGGAGTATTACA
This window encodes:
- a CDS encoding MarR family transcriptional regulator; amino-acid sequence: MNKEEQVLMGFWDIFNKRIWLDSFKMKVSLKGYNPSEVHCIEYIGRNVDSNVTKLAESSYMTRSAISKLTKKLIKKGLIESYQKPDNKKEIYFRLTEQGKAINKVHEELHKESQKRDKAVFEQVTEEQFDIMLSFTEKYNRHLDAEIKKLGVDITSGCCDKL
- the ytfJ gene encoding GerW family sporulation protein, whose protein sequence is MDNHPIENLLKSTMENLKDMIDVNTIVGDAVESKDGSFIIPISRVSLGFISGGSEFNSKNEDTSNSEYPFGGGSGAGVTVKPVAFLVTKGDSIRLLSLNQNNTYDKIVDSIPQIIDLIKGMGSSKCKKSENTHKREEEKEETVKEKNS
- a CDS encoding PAS domain S-box protein, translating into MNFILSVIVIILLFIVFKGKSKLLKLNEKFELQEMYFEELFKNFQEGIIILDDEYRIVNVNHSFERIFQYKGEEIKGAFWNDVIAEPHVKDTFKFSDIVMQGGTISSESKGKRRDGVLIDVNVAAFPFIINKSQIGLCIIYKDIAQEKKSQEELQLQKLYFSRFLKNSPEAICILDNEDRIIDVNSAFEKLFGYTKEELGNNYINNKIVHVEAIEEAENISKKVINGNVIEYETFRMKKDKSLFNVRILACPIFCENKQIGVFGIYKDITEQKRCEEELKDSEYTFRTLFESSSDAVIILENNKIIDCNTAAVELLKYDFRAKIIGKSFYELSPERQPDGSISKRKQEEILRGTIKNVRLKFEWWYERIDGTLVPVEVMMTTILLNRKKVFHCMCRDISTWKEMEQKLRYLSYRDQLTSLYNRRFFEEELNRMDAKYNFPLTIVMADVNGLKLINDCFGHTVGDELLKKVSEAIKKGCRNEDVIVRLGGDEFVILMPRTDLHKARQIINDIKDIALKEKVNSVHVDVSFGYECKINGEQKIEEIFKKAEDNMYKKKLFESPIMRKKTINLIINILYEKNEREKEHAYKVSELCKNMGEVLGLQKSQIEELKMLGLLHDIGKIAIEENILDKKGKLTESEWNKIKEHPEIGYRILSSVNDMSEISKYILAHHEKWDGSGYPKSLKQKEIPFQSRIIAIADAYDAMTSRRSYGSVLPEQLAIKELQKNAYIQFDPELIEVFIGKVLNGCFLLK
- a CDS encoding EFR1 family ferrodoxin (N-terminal region resembles flavodoxins. C-terminal ferrodoxin region binds two 4Fe-4S clusters.), producing MNKKINTLYFSATGTTEKVVCKIARGILKNIGSETMNINNIDFTLPKIREQFVSFTGQDIVIVGVPVYAGRVPNVLLEYLNSIKGNGALAVSVVVYGNRNYDDALIELKDILELNDFKVIGAGAFIGEHSFSKILAKGRPDEKDMIIVENFVDNICRKLTTEHEIKTLIVKGNNPYRKYYKPKNKQGIPVDIRKVTPKTNDNCTDCKICVNVCPMGSIDFKDVSKLNGICIKCGACIKKCPHGAKYYDDEDYLRHKYELEIDFASRKEPELFI
- a CDS encoding CCA tRNA nucleotidyltransferase; the protein is MDILKSFTKDEVEIMNVIRNLCIKKGIKAYIVGGAVRDAILKNKIKDIDICINVNPNSIAGQLKGIKYYKYYENFQTATLAFENGIGIDLIRCRKEYYKKDGELPIVEPSNIYDDLHRRDFTINSLAYDMVTNSILDIYGGIDDIKNKIIKKIHFNSYREDPTRIFRAIKYCVRYGFHLKDKWEIEQCIKEGIFNTISNDRIIKEIYSLCCEINWIENIYLCSELKIFNIDGQALEIKDSVYGKDLISIYKNIDMRILRLFYSLRDEVYVNILIENSILNRKLKSTIKYFSERLKIIIDSMKNTLDNYKLYNLLKSMNDYELTFLSWYDELNCKIYNYTTNMSTYKLSLNGNDIKTLGIKEGKFIKKILNDIMKVELNTALKWKKEYLLKNIGEMYKCL
- a CDS encoding D-alanyl-D-alanine carboxypeptidase family protein; its protein translation is MLLIMFFIIGFGSTVVKAKALTEEDKQEIKSIKADLNINAKSALLMEPVSGKIIFEKNAHEKLEPASVTKIMDMLLTMEALDSGKMSLSDKVTVSENAKKMGGSSMLLDTGEVRSVEDLIKGIGIASGNDAAVAVAEYLGGTEEAFVQLMNKRAKELGMNSTEFKNCTGLSQEGHYTTAYDIALMSRELLKHPNILKYTGTYMETISEGRKSPIELVNHNKLVRFFKGCDGLKTGFTNSAQYCISATSVRDGARMLAVVMGSPTYKERNKEASMLMNYGFSKYTSIDILKKGNDIEKVNLNKGGDRFFMAKSSSDLRVVVEKGKENKVTCKCVINKNKRQYKKGEKVGYCDVYVDGELKGKVDLYSDRDVKKPGILGNFKDNLKNIVNGEV
- a CDS encoding segregation/condensation protein A, with amino-acid sequence MPLNIKIENFQGPFDLLLHLIKKNKMNIYDIKIHDITEQYIQYINSMKDMDLEITSEFIVIAASLIEIKSKMLLPKPKLDEDVEDDEKDPRKQLVDKLLQYRRFKVAAEFFKERSLNIGRMYGKMPEIIEIKNKPENMEEVLKDINIEELYGIYKKLVDLYTSKLNKEDMVNKNITVDEFKLEDKMEYIMEVLENRRKIKFSTIIESCSFKIERIITFVALLELVKLRTISIMQYKNFSEIYIERIIEYGGQF
- the scpB gene encoding SMC-Scp complex subunit ScpB, whose translation is MEDNFSENIYKTDEGDILSKDNCFSIIESLLFVSGEPLTLKQIASIIRCNIEYTRDLINEMALEYKKYRRGIKILNNGDKYSLVTKSENSSYVEKLLGNNSRQSLSRAALETLAIIAYMQPVTRIDIDEVRGVKSDRALMTLMEKKLIEENGRLSVPGRPILYVTTEQFLKYFGLNSIKEIPGIEDFINNYESVYKTSKS
- a CDS encoding pyruvate kinase alpha/beta domain-containing protein is translated as MYFSKKGKENTKDTIDLALKAAREKNIKYIVVASSKGGTARLLEDAKDLQIVVVTHANGYPEQGKMEFPTEVRSELESSGIKVLTTTHVLSGAERGISKLFGGVNSVEIIAQTLRLFGQGTKVCVEIGIMALDAGLIPYGEPVVAIGGSAYGADTALILTPSHASSVFSSRIHEVICKPSYY